In a single window of the Rhineura floridana isolate rRhiFlo1 chromosome 3, rRhiFlo1.hap2, whole genome shotgun sequence genome:
- the KIAA1586 gene encoding E3 SUMO-protein ligase KIAA1586 homolog isoform X3 → MEENCGTLACLGKAKPQQHMLATQAVSRCMQNTAQIAQGARASDQIKPCMPKRTHADCKILIPKMPKRQSDLLSFLNVKKVKTNTENNDRNKNHCGASKPMEPSLESVEQPVIKEKPSCSSKEEIDNLALPDCWNEKQAFMFTEQYKWLEIKEGKLGCKDCSTVQHLGVRAEKHVHVSKEWSAYLVTPNGSNKTTRQASLRKKMREHDVSKAHTKIQDLLKESANDSISNLVHKLSNKNIDATVKVFNTVYSLVKRNRPLSGIEGAIELQEKNGVDIGNCLQTRYSATRIAEHIAKEIKMKIFKNIIEENAKICIIIDEASTISKKSTLVIYLQCAVQSAPAPVMLFVALKELVSTTAECIFNTLLSTLNDCGFNNEYLKANLIAFCSDGANSMLGRKSGVATKLLEKFPKVIIWHCLNHRLQLSLDDSISDIKQVNHFKIFLDKIYSIYHQSNKNQTELETVAKELEMEIIKIGRVLGPRWAACSLQAATAVWHAYPALYMHFSRSSYSGLAKRLANINFLQDLALMIDILEEFSLLSTALQSRSTNIQKAQKLIERTIRALENLKIGTGKHESQVEDLIKLDKFKDIPFNKNNKFNALPRNMLLENIIQHMNLRLLLDRNNDESIFNYFDLLEPSTWPNEELTSPWIAGEKKLYHLSEILKHVIDLNDFRDFVDNNVESNNVPIPATIQKAKKIVSTIAISSAEAERGFSLMNIICTRVRNSLTVDHISDLMTINLLGKELADWDATPFVKSWLNCNHRLATDTRVRQKSTKAFC, encoded by the exons atggaggagaattgtgGGACTCTGGCCTGTCTTG GAAAAGCAAAGCCGCAGCAGCACATGTTAGCCACACAAGCAGTAAGCAGGTGCATGCAAAACACAGCACAAATCGCACAGGGAGCTCGCGCAAGTGACCAAATCAAACCTTGCATGCCAAAGAGAACCCACGCAGATTGCAAG ATTCTGATCCCTAAAATGCCAAAACGACAGAGTGATCtattaagttttttaaatgtgaagAAGGTGAAAACAAACACAGAAAATAATGATAGGAACAAAAATCATTGTGGAGCGTCGAAGCCAATGGAACCCAGTTTAGAATCTGTTGAACAACCAGTCATCAAAGAAAAACCATCATGTTCGTCAAAGGAAGAAATAGATAATCTTGCACTTCCGGATTGTTGGAATGAAAAACAAGCATTTATGTTTACAGAACAGTACAAATGGCTTGAAATAAAAGAAGGTAAATTAGGATGTAAGGATTGTTCGACAGTTCAGCATTTAGGAGTCAGAGCAGAAAAGCATGTCCATGTGTCCAAGGAATGGAGCGCATATTTAGTAACCCCAAATGGCAGTAATAAAACTACTAGGCAAGCTTCTCTGCGAAAAAAAATGAGGGAACACGATGTTTCTAAAGCCCATACTAAAATTCAAGATTTGTTGAAAGAATCGGCTAATGACTCAATTTCCAATTTAGTGCATAAACTaagtaataaaaatattgatgCTACCGTAAAAgttttcaatactgtttacaGTTTAGTAAAACGTAATAGGCCATTATCTGGTATTGAGGGGGCAATAGAATTACAAGAGAAAAATGGAGTGGATATAGGCAATTGTTTACAGACACGATACAGTGCAACAAGAATAGCAGAACATATCGCAAAAGAAATTAAGATGAAGATATTTAAGAATATCATAGAAGAGAATGCCAAAATCTGTATCATAATTGACGAGGCATCTACAATTTCAAAGAAAAGCACCCTAGTGATTTATCTCCAGTGCGCAGTTCAGTCAGCTCCTGCACCGGTAATGTTGTTTGTTGCTTTAAAAGAATTGGTGTCAACCACAGCAGAGTGTATTTTCAATACATTGTTGTCTACTTTAAATGATTGTGGCTTTAATAATGAATATTTGAAAGCAAACTTAATTGCATTTTGTTCTGATGGTGCTAATTCAATGCTGGGGAGAAAGTCTGGAGTAGCTACAAAGTTGTTAGAAAAATTTCCTAAAGTCATCATTTGGCACTGTTTAAATCATCGATTGCAATTATCACTTGACGATTCAATATCTGATATAAAACAAGttaatcattttaaaatatttctggatAAAATTTATTCTATTTATCACCAATCTAATAAAAATCAAACCGAGCTAGAAACCGTAGCTAAAGAACTTGAAATGGAAATTATTAAAATTGGTCGAGTACTGGGACCGAGATGGGCGGCATGTAGTTTACAAGCTGCTACTGCTGTATGGCACGCATATCCTgcattatatatgcatttttctcgtTCTTCATATTCTGGTTTGGCAAAGAGATTAGCAAACATTAATTTCTTGCAAGACCTTGCTTTAATGATTGACAttcttgaagaattttcattgctTTCAACTGCATTGCAGTCAAGATCAACTAACATTCAGAAAGCGCAAAAATTAATCGAACGCACCATAAGAGCTTTGGAAAATTTAAAGATTGGTACTGGAAAGCATGAATCTCAAGTTGAAGATTTGATTAAGTTAGATAAGTTTAAAGACATtccatttaataaaaataataaatttaatgctCTTCCTAGGAATATGTTACTAGAAAATATAATTCAACACATGAACTTACGTCTTTTATTGGACAGAAACAACGATGAAAGCATTTtcaattattttgatttattagaACCATCTACCTGGCCTAATGAAGAACTAACTTCACCATGGATAGCTGGTGAAAAAAAATTGTATCATTTAAGTGAAATTTTAAAACATGTAATTGATTTGAACGATTTTCGGGATTTTGTAGATAATAATGTAGAATCAAACAATGTTCCAATCCCTGCAACTatacaaaaagctaaaaagatagtTAGCACTATTGCAATCAGTAGTGCTGAAGCTGAAAGAGGTTTCAGTTTAATGAATATAATTTGTACGAGGGTGAGAAATAGTTTAACAGTAGATCATATATCAGATTTAATGACGATAAATCTATTGGGAAAAGAGTTAGCGGATTGGGATGCAACTCCATTTGTCAAATCATGGTTGAATTGCAACCATAGGTTGGCTACGGATACAAGAGTTCGGCAAAAATCAACGAAAGCATTCTGTTAG